One Maribacter cobaltidurans genomic window carries:
- a CDS encoding NAD(P)/FAD-dependent oxidoreductase: MVRNMQLRVSLKEVEEAEEEKGLLQQKIAHRLGLSITEINFKILRKSIDARKPTIYFNYKLAVYTKGETLDKTEYTFDYRDVSKAKPIHIIGFGPAGMWAALRCLELGYKPIVFERGKNVQDRRRDLKAINQDHIVGEDSNYCFGEGGAGTYSDGKLYTRSLKRGDVRRIFESLVHHGAKEDILIDAHPHIGTNKLPKIVQNMRETILKYGGEVHFNTRVTDFIIKNNRIVSVILQNQNEVPVERVILATGHSARDIFELLHKKKVALEAKSFAMGVRVEHPQEIIDSIQYHCSGQRNELLPAASYSLVEQVKGRGVYSFCMCPGGFIVPAATAPGEVVVNGMSPSKRNNQFANSGIVVEINVDEDIPKYEHYGALKGLEYQKDLERLAFTSGGRSQTAPAQRLTDFVEGRFSSDLNITSYQPGLKSAPLHSLLPKLIGSRLRAGFKAFGEKMHGYYTAEANIVGVESRTSSAVTIPRNENLEHIEISGLFPCGEGGGYAGGIVSAAMDGERCAEAAVAGL; encoded by the coding sequence ATGGTCAGAAATATGCAATTACGGGTTAGCTTAAAGGAGGTTGAGGAAGCTGAAGAAGAAAAAGGCCTACTGCAGCAGAAAATAGCCCATCGTTTAGGGTTGTCCATTACTGAAATCAACTTTAAAATACTTCGAAAATCCATCGATGCCCGTAAACCCACCATTTACTTTAATTATAAATTGGCGGTTTACACGAAGGGCGAAACCTTGGATAAAACCGAATATACATTTGACTATCGAGATGTTTCCAAAGCCAAACCTATTCATATCATAGGATTTGGTCCCGCAGGAATGTGGGCGGCACTTCGCTGTCTGGAACTTGGGTACAAGCCCATTGTTTTTGAACGTGGCAAAAATGTACAGGACCGCAGACGTGACCTCAAGGCTATCAATCAAGACCATATCGTAGGCGAAGATTCGAATTACTGCTTTGGTGAAGGGGGTGCGGGCACCTACTCGGATGGTAAGCTCTATACCCGTAGCTTAAAACGGGGCGACGTGAGACGTATTTTTGAAAGTCTTGTCCATCACGGTGCCAAAGAAGATATCCTCATTGATGCCCATCCGCATATCGGTACGAACAAATTGCCCAAAATTGTACAAAACATGCGGGAAACTATCCTGAAATATGGTGGTGAAGTACACTTTAATACTAGGGTGACCGACTTCATTATTAAGAATAATCGAATAGTTTCCGTTATTCTGCAAAATCAGAATGAAGTTCCGGTAGAACGGGTCATACTGGCTACCGGACATTCCGCTCGAGACATTTTTGAACTGCTCCACAAAAAGAAAGTTGCCTTGGAGGCGAAGAGCTTTGCCATGGGGGTTCGGGTGGAACATCCCCAAGAAATCATCGACAGTATTCAATACCACTGTTCCGGTCAAAGAAATGAGTTGCTTCCCGCTGCCTCCTACAGTTTAGTAGAACAGGTTAAAGGCCGAGGCGTGTATTCGTTCTGTATGTGTCCCGGTGGCTTTATAGTACCGGCTGCAACCGCCCCAGGTGAAGTCGTGGTGAACGGCATGTCGCCCTCTAAACGTAACAATCAATTTGCCAATTCCGGTATTGTTGTTGAAATTAATGTGGACGAGGACATTCCCAAGTACGAACACTACGGTGCATTAAAAGGACTTGAATATCAAAAAGATTTGGAACGTTTGGCCTTTACTTCAGGAGGAAGGTCGCAAACAGCTCCGGCACAGCGATTAACGGATTTTGTCGAAGGTCGATTTTCTTCGGATTTAAACATAACTTCGTACCAACCTGGTTTGAAATCCGCCCCATTACACTCCCTTTTGCCCAAACTTATCGGTAGCCGCCTACGTGCTGGATTCAAGGCCTTCGGTGAAAAAATGCATGGCTATTATACCGCTGAGGCAAACATCGTGGGTGTGGAATCCAGAACTTCCTCCGCCGTGACCATTCCAAGAAATGAGAACTTAGAACACATTGAAATAAGTGGATTGTTTCCATGTGGAGAAGGCGGGGGTTACGCCGGTGGTATTGTTTCGGCCGCTATGGACGGAGAACGTTGTGCCGAAGCTGCCGTTGCAGGACTTTAG
- a CDS encoding PVC-type heme-binding CxxCH protein: MKTFYKICAVLFGVFILITSCKSEKKEKAFKDDSPRRIEMLFLGHSIEHHNSGAYFPILASALTKDGINITYTEDVNDLNPEELSLYDGLIIYANHEEITAAQEKALLDYVREGHAFIPIHSASFCFKNSPEYIDLVGAQFMSHETGTFTAEIVDKEHPITKDLKPFETWDETYVHDKIADDIHVLMERVEGDHREPWTWVKNYGEGKVFYTAYGHDERTWNNPGFQNLVKEGILWAVPEKAKENWMAFASDIPTLKYEDRENIPNYEKRDPAPKYQLPLSPEESQKFIQVPAGFEVELFASEPDIINPIAMNWDEKGRLWVIETVDYPNTVRNDDSIGDDKVKILEDTDGDGKADKVTVFADKLNIPTSFAFYDGGIVVSQAPEFIFLKDTNGDDKADVRETLIEGWGTFDTHAGPSNLQYGIDNQLYGVVGYSGFEGQIFGTDFKFNQNVYRFNPKKSTFEVLTNTSNNTWGLGLTEDNSIFASTANNTHSVFVGIPNANFTHVKGIGTDGSAKIDGHYDMQPITPNYRQVDVFGGFTAAAGHHFYTARAYPEKYWNKIAFVCEPTGGLVHQARIVKDGAGYVEEDAGNLFASADEWSSPVEAKVGPDGVVWVADWYNFIVQHNPTPNKDRGGYDAENGDGNAYVNPLRDKAHGRIYRIVPKYDYSYEPITLSNDDPDKLVDALSNDNQFWRLTAQRLLVERGETDVLNDLYKLANTKEVDSEGLNNVALHALWTIDGLGALESDSNALGVVKGALYHKAAGVRKAAIQLLPRNDDSDDALFKANTLNDREPNVQLEALLYFSERPSSQKVGSLLYDLGRNEAVLNDEWMFKGIYAASAQHSDGFLNAFTQDNPTYEMPVETTSDIGAMDYNDSEWETMDLPQYIEDAGLDIDGIIWFRKEISLPSSASDKVGIISLGPVDDSDVTYINGTEVGSMAASYKSMRKYDIPKGVLRAGKNVIAVRVDDTGGEGGIYGRSWSMNIRVGEERYSLAGPWKYKVEKNYSNKVAKTYTEADFAVLLMKNYGSEGGVSSDMTDEDFSYAKKIVIKTITNEMKYDVTKFEVKAGEQVELILENPDFMQHNLIITKPGKKEAVGAAADKMAADPDAAELFYIPQTDDVLFATPLLNPNDSYSLKFTAPTTPGEYPFICTFPGHWRIMQGVMVVK, encoded by the coding sequence ATGAAGACGTTTTATAAGATATGTGCAGTATTGTTTGGTGTTTTTATACTGATAACAAGCTGCAAATCGGAAAAGAAGGAAAAGGCATTTAAGGACGATTCTCCCCGAAGAATAGAAATGTTATTTCTGGGGCATTCCATTGAACATCACAATTCTGGTGCGTATTTCCCCATACTGGCTTCGGCCTTAACCAAGGATGGCATCAATATTACGTATACGGAAGATGTGAACGACTTAAATCCAGAGGAATTATCACTTTACGATGGACTGATAATCTACGCCAATCACGAAGAGATTACAGCCGCACAAGAAAAAGCCTTATTGGATTATGTTCGTGAAGGCCATGCATTTATTCCTATTCATTCGGCCAGTTTTTGTTTTAAAAATTCACCGGAATATATAGACTTGGTCGGGGCGCAGTTCATGAGTCACGAGACGGGTACCTTCACGGCTGAAATTGTAGATAAGGAACATCCAATCACAAAGGACTTAAAACCTTTTGAAACCTGGGACGAAACCTACGTACACGATAAAATTGCGGATGATATTCACGTTTTAATGGAACGTGTGGAGGGCGACCATAGGGAACCATGGACCTGGGTTAAGAATTATGGGGAAGGAAAAGTGTTCTACACCGCTTACGGTCATGACGAGCGCACTTGGAACAACCCTGGTTTCCAAAATTTGGTCAAGGAGGGAATTCTTTGGGCCGTTCCGGAAAAGGCAAAAGAAAATTGGATGGCTTTCGCCAGTGATATTCCTACTTTGAAATATGAGGATAGGGAAAATATTCCAAATTACGAGAAAAGGGACCCCGCTCCTAAATACCAATTGCCATTATCTCCCGAAGAGTCCCAGAAATTCATTCAGGTGCCCGCAGGCTTTGAAGTTGAATTGTTTGCTTCGGAACCGGATATCATAAATCCTATTGCCATGAACTGGGATGAAAAAGGCCGACTTTGGGTGATTGAAACGGTGGATTACCCAAATACAGTACGAAACGATGATAGTATAGGTGATGATAAAGTAAAGATTTTAGAGGATACCGATGGTGATGGTAAGGCAGATAAGGTCACTGTCTTCGCCGATAAACTGAACATCCCTACCAGTTTTGCTTTTTACGATGGCGGTATCGTAGTATCCCAAGCACCGGAATTCATCTTTTTAAAGGATACGAACGGGGACGACAAGGCAGACGTTCGGGAGACCCTAATAGAAGGCTGGGGTACTTTTGACACGCATGCAGGTCCTTCCAATTTACAATATGGAATTGACAATCAATTATATGGGGTAGTGGGCTACTCCGGATTTGAAGGTCAGATTTTTGGAACCGATTTTAAATTTAACCAAAACGTGTATAGGTTCAATCCTAAAAAAAGCACCTTTGAAGTATTGACGAACACCTCAAATAATACGTGGGGATTAGGTTTGACCGAGGATAATTCAATCTTCGCATCTACGGCAAACAATACGCACAGCGTTTTTGTAGGCATACCCAATGCCAATTTTACCCATGTAAAAGGAATAGGAACGGATGGTAGTGCTAAAATAGATGGTCACTATGACATGCAACCTATTACGCCCAATTACCGACAGGTCGATGTTTTTGGTGGCTTTACGGCCGCTGCCGGACATCATTTCTATACCGCTAGGGCTTACCCAGAAAAGTATTGGAACAAGATAGCATTTGTATGCGAGCCTACGGGAGGACTGGTGCACCAGGCAAGAATCGTAAAGGATGGCGCAGGATATGTAGAGGAAGATGCCGGTAATCTTTTCGCGTCCGCCGATGAATGGTCTTCCCCAGTGGAAGCCAAAGTGGGTCCGGATGGTGTGGTCTGGGTCGCGGACTGGTATAATTTTATTGTACAGCACAATCCCACCCCAAATAAGGATAGGGGCGGTTATGATGCAGAAAATGGGGATGGAAATGCCTATGTGAATCCATTACGTGATAAGGCTCATGGCAGGATTTACAGGATAGTTCCAAAATATGACTATTCCTACGAACCCATAACACTGTCTAATGATGATCCGGATAAATTGGTAGATGCTTTAAGCAACGATAATCAATTTTGGAGATTGACCGCTCAACGTCTTTTGGTGGAACGAGGAGAAACCGATGTTTTAAATGACCTGTATAAATTGGCGAATACAAAAGAGGTTGACAGCGAAGGCTTGAATAATGTCGCGTTACATGCACTTTGGACGATTGATGGTCTAGGTGCTTTGGAATCTGACAGTAATGCACTAGGTGTGGTGAAAGGAGCGCTATATCATAAGGCTGCCGGCGTTCGTAAAGCGGCCATCCAGTTATTGCCTCGAAATGATGATTCTGACGATGCCTTGTTTAAGGCGAATACCCTGAACGATCGCGAACCGAATGTACAGCTAGAGGCGCTGCTTTATTTTTCGGAAAGGCCATCCTCACAAAAGGTAGGTTCTTTGCTCTATGATTTAGGCAGAAACGAAGCTGTTTTAAACGATGAGTGGATGTTCAAAGGAATATATGCTGCATCTGCTCAACATAGTGATGGGTTTTTAAACGCCTTTACACAGGATAACCCAACGTATGAAATGCCTGTAGAAACTACCAGTGATATAGGAGCAATGGATTACAATGATTCGGAATGGGAGACTATGGATTTACCGCAATACATAGAGGATGCAGGATTGGATATAGACGGGATTATTTGGTTTAGAAAGGAAATCTCCTTACCATCATCGGCCTCGGATAAAGTAGGTATAATTTCCTTGGGACCCGTTGATGATTCCGATGTAACATATATCAATGGAACCGAAGTTGGAAGTATGGCGGCCAGTTATAAATCCATGCGAAAATATGATATCCCGAAAGGCGTATTAAGAGCAGGGAAAAATGTTATTGCCGTACGCGTGGACGATACTGGTGGTGAAGGCGGAATTTATGGTAGAAGTTGGTCAATGAACATCAGGGTTGGCGAAGAAAGGTACTCGTTGGCCGGACCATGGAAGTATAAAGTGGAAAAGAACTATTCCAACAAGGTAGCAAAAACATATACAGAAGCAGATTTTGCCGTATTGCTTATGAAGAATTATGGAAGTGAAGGTGGTGTCTCTTCGGATATGACGGATGAAGATTTTTCCTATGCGAAAAAGATTGTTATAAAAACAATAACGAACGAGATGAAATACGATGTTACCAAGTTTGAAGTGAAAGCTGGAGAACAGGTGGAATTGATATTGGAAAACCCTGATTTTATGCAACATAACCTCATTATAACCAAACCTGGTAAAAAGGAAGCGGTAGGTGCAGCGGCGGATAAAATGGCAGCGGACCCAGATGCGGCGGAACTCTTTTATATTCCACAAACTGATGATGTATTATTTGCAACTCCGTTATTAAATCCGAACGACAGCTATTCATTGAAATTTACGGCGCCAACAACGCCAGGTGAATACCCCTTTATATGTACGTTCCCTGGTCACTGGAGAATTATGCAAGGGGTAATGGTCGTAAAATAG
- a CDS encoding sugar phosphate isomerase/epimerase family protein, with amino-acid sequence MKNKINFGVSTWLWQSPFTTETIALFPKIKAMGFDVVEIPVEDPALIDVKVLKEALDVHGLQPTICIVFGDDKDLTSEDETLHKNCFEHAEKCFSLASALGVSFVAGPLYAAVGKARLAPENVKKKEWKRSVKNLRVLSDIATVYGLDIALEPLNRFESDLINTTSDVVRLLDEIDKDNMKIILDGFHMTIEEQDIRKAINLAGDRLIHVQVSENHRGIPGTGLTPWAEFAKGLQDVNYSGAIVIESFTPEIPELAAAVNIWKKLADTQDAFAFEGLKFLKNTFK; translated from the coding sequence ATGAAGAACAAGATAAATTTTGGTGTAAGTACGTGGCTTTGGCAATCGCCCTTTACAACGGAAACTATAGCGCTTTTTCCAAAAATCAAGGCCATGGGTTTTGATGTTGTGGAAATTCCCGTCGAAGACCCGGCTTTAATTGATGTTAAAGTTTTAAAGGAAGCATTGGATGTCCATGGACTACAACCAACGATTTGCATTGTTTTTGGCGATGATAAGGATTTGACCTCAGAAGATGAGACCTTACACAAAAATTGTTTTGAACATGCGGAAAAATGTTTTTCCCTAGCTTCCGCACTTGGTGTAAGTTTTGTCGCCGGACCGCTCTATGCCGCTGTGGGAAAGGCTCGTTTGGCACCTGAGAATGTTAAGAAGAAGGAATGGAAGAGGTCCGTTAAGAACTTAAGGGTTCTGTCTGACATTGCTACGGTATACGGTTTGGATATTGCATTGGAACCCTTGAATAGGTTTGAATCCGATTTGATCAATACGACTTCGGATGTAGTCAGATTATTGGATGAAATCGACAAGGATAACATGAAAATTATTCTGGACGGATTCCACATGACCATAGAAGAACAGGATATTCGTAAAGCCATTAATTTGGCCGGTGATAGATTGATCCATGTTCAGGTTTCGGAAAACCACCGGGGGATTCCCGGTACGGGTTTGACACCTTGGGCCGAATTCGCAAAAGGACTACAGGACGTGAATTATTCCGGGGCCATAGTAATTGAAAGTTTTACCCCAGAAATCCCCGAATTGGCCGCGGCCGTCAATATTTGGAAAAAACTGGCGGACACACAGGATGCATTTGCATTCGAAGGATTAAAATTTTTAAAGAATACGTTTAAGTAA
- a CDS encoding histidine kinase dimerization/phosphoacceptor domain -containing protein, producing the protein MSIVYQRIRFVFLLSFFGLYLSYGQIVDLNNEHPYKKVFVDTDNFGASYLDTLNQAYRKMKVDSVQFSILNDLAYYWHTRNLNTAMNFTQKGLQLTFSKNNKLWNGRFQITQGAVLLRMEKLDSAQQVLESAKEKVPESDLPFLNTQLGYVFERRGQLDKAADYALRALDLGEKLNDNKAKAMAYSDLSNLFWKQSKFESGLEYGLRSLKYFETWGITDLDYDFTLYVVGNNYLALKEYEKARSYYEHSIIIGERYGFYNNLSDVYISLVDLYTHFGDFKRASEAGRNAVKYAELLDNNFMIMRSWLAIGKMQNKRGNFTDAIEGLKKSISVATKNFGDAYYLSDAYNELSNAYAKSNDYKNAYSAFAVYDSLKSEVFTAEADQRISQLRTEFDVAQKEGTIELQQTQIKKQQIRQQLIIVITVLLLLLLILAYKAISNNSKKNRLLEKKNKEKEFLLKEIHHRVKNNLEIVSSLLSLQASQIEDPNILEAMEQSQHRVHSMGMIHQNLYLGEKLAAIEMKDYFENLTDYIIHSYGKSHQVNISLEMEKLELDVDMAIPIGLIVNELITNSLKYAFPDGRKGHIYLALNTNEDLLILEVRDNGIGMIADKLHDATGFGTHLVNLLVKQLDGKMVLVTNKGTSVSIQFQNKKAA; encoded by the coding sequence ATGAGTATTGTATATCAAAGAATCAGATTTGTGTTTTTATTGTCCTTTTTTGGGCTATACCTTAGCTATGGACAAATTGTTGATTTAAACAATGAACATCCGTATAAAAAAGTGTTCGTTGACACCGATAATTTTGGAGCATCCTATTTAGATACCCTTAATCAGGCTTATCGCAAAATGAAGGTAGACTCTGTTCAGTTCTCCATTCTGAATGATTTAGCGTATTACTGGCATACCCGTAATTTGAATACTGCTATGAATTTTACCCAAAAAGGTCTTCAGCTCACTTTTTCAAAAAACAATAAGCTTTGGAACGGTAGGTTTCAAATCACCCAAGGAGCCGTTCTTTTACGAATGGAAAAATTAGATAGTGCCCAACAAGTTTTGGAATCTGCCAAAGAAAAAGTACCTGAATCTGATTTACCTTTTTTAAACACTCAATTAGGCTATGTTTTTGAACGAAGGGGACAATTGGATAAAGCGGCAGATTATGCCTTAAGAGCATTAGATTTAGGTGAGAAGCTAAACGATAACAAGGCCAAAGCAATGGCTTATAGTGATTTAAGTAATCTTTTTTGGAAGCAATCAAAATTTGAATCTGGACTTGAGTATGGTCTACGTTCCCTAAAATATTTTGAAACCTGGGGTATTACCGATTTAGACTATGACTTTACCCTATACGTAGTTGGAAATAATTATTTGGCTTTAAAGGAGTATGAAAAGGCTAGGTCATACTATGAACACTCCATAATCATTGGCGAGCGTTATGGGTTTTATAATAATTTGAGTGATGTCTATATTTCATTAGTTGATCTCTATACCCATTTTGGTGATTTTAAAAGAGCAAGTGAAGCCGGTAGAAATGCCGTGAAATATGCAGAACTCTTAGATAATAACTTTATGATCATGCGTTCTTGGCTTGCTATCGGAAAAATGCAGAACAAGAGGGGAAACTTTACGGATGCTATTGAAGGACTCAAAAAATCTATTTCTGTTGCAACCAAGAATTTTGGGGATGCTTATTATTTGAGCGATGCATATAATGAATTGAGTAATGCGTATGCCAAAAGCAACGATTATAAAAATGCATATTCGGCGTTTGCAGTCTATGATTCCTTAAAAAGTGAAGTCTTTACCGCAGAAGCCGATCAGCGTATCTCGCAATTAAGAACTGAGTTCGATGTAGCTCAAAAAGAGGGGACGATAGAATTACAGCAAACACAAATTAAAAAGCAACAGATCCGTCAACAGCTCATTATCGTTATAACAGTACTATTGTTATTATTACTGATATTGGCATATAAAGCTATTTCTAATAATAGTAAGAAAAATAGATTATTGGAGAAGAAAAATAAGGAGAAGGAATTTTTGTTGAAAGAAATACACCATCGAGTAAAGAACAATTTAGAGATTGTGTCCAGTTTACTTTCTTTACAAGCCTCACAAATAGAAGATCCGAATATATTAGAGGCCATGGAGCAAAGTCAGCATCGTGTGCACAGTATGGGAATGATTCATCAAAATCTCTATTTGGGCGAAAAATTAGCCGCCATAGAAATGAAGGATTATTTTGAGAACCTAACTGATTATATCATTCATTCTTATGGAAAGAGTCATCAAGTCAACATAAGTTTAGAAATGGAAAAACTTGAACTTGATGTAGATATGGCGATACCTATAGGTCTTATTGTCAATGAGTTGATTACAAACTCTTTAAAATATGCTTTTCCTGATGGGAGGAAAGGTCACATATACTTAGCGTTAAATACAAATGAGGACTTACTTATTTTAGAAGTTCGCGATAATGGTATTGGCATGATAGCGGATAAGCTACACGATGCTACAGGTTTTGGTACACATTTGGTGAATTTGTTGGTAAAGCAATTAGATGGAAAGATGGTTCTAGTTACAAATAAAGGAACCTCTGTATCCATACAATTTCAAAATAAGAAGGCCGCCTAA
- a CDS encoding LytR/AlgR family response regulator transcription factor, protein MEKEKVSILIVEDDMIIAANLSIQLTSLGYEVTGILPRGEEAVKHVRENAPQILLMDINLKGAISGIETAKAIQKSNDIPIIYLTANSDDVTFEKAKETHPKAFITKPFNKLSLQRTIALVVESIKDDKEPGQNIQDIEVLEDRIFVRHNGRMEKLLLEDILYIEADRNYCTLITANVKYMLTCTLKVLEEKLPKHKFVRVHRSYIINISRLDILADGHLEIGRKVIPIGKSYKGMLLSRLRTV, encoded by the coding sequence ATGGAGAAGGAAAAGGTATCGATATTAATTGTTGAGGATGATATGATCATTGCTGCTAACTTATCCATTCAGTTGACCAGCCTTGGTTACGAAGTTACTGGTATTTTACCAAGAGGAGAAGAAGCCGTAAAACATGTGAGGGAAAATGCACCACAGATATTGCTTATGGATATCAATTTAAAAGGAGCGATTAGCGGAATTGAAACAGCGAAAGCAATTCAAAAATCGAATGATATTCCCATAATATATCTTACTGCGAATAGCGACGATGTTACTTTTGAAAAAGCCAAAGAAACCCATCCGAAGGCATTTATCACGAAACCGTTTAATAAGTTGAGTTTACAGCGTACCATAGCTTTGGTAGTGGAATCAATTAAAGATGATAAAGAGCCGGGGCAAAATATTCAGGATATAGAAGTTCTCGAAGACAGAATTTTTGTTCGCCATAATGGAAGAATGGAAAAATTACTTTTGGAAGACATACTATACATTGAGGCTGATCGAAATTATTGCACTCTAATTACCGCAAACGTTAAGTATATGCTTACCTGTACCTTAAAGGTCTTAGAAGAAAAACTTCCAAAACATAAATTCGTTCGTGTACACCGTTCTTATATAATCAATATATCAAGATTAGATATTTTGGCCGACGGTCATTTAGAAATCGGCAGAAAGGTTATACCTATCGGTAAGTCTTATAAGGGGATGTTATTAAGTAGATTACGTACAGTTTAG
- a CDS encoding DEAD/DEAH box helicase, whose protein sequence is MTFKELGLAEPILKAVEAEGYTHPTPIQQQAIPVLLQKKDLLGVAQTGTGKTAAFGIPILHHLYESISLNQKSRKVKALIVTPTRELAIQIGESMTAYGKYTGLRNTVIFGGVKQGKQVNALKSGVDILIATPGRLLDLMNQGYISFRDLEFVVLDEADQMLDMGFIHDVKKIIAKLPAKRQSLFFSATMPQAIVQLSKSMLGDFERVTIKPEQATAEKVEQGIYFVSKQNKPKLLVHLLNERPKDSVLVFSRTKHGANKIVKKLSQAGIKSAAIHGNKSQTARQKALGDFKDGKLRVLIATDIAARGIDVDELSLVVNYDLPNVSETYVHRIGRTGRANASGIALSFCDKDERPYLRDIEKLIKQSVPRMPEHQFVDDTPEEKNDRPARPSKGSGSSGTKNRTGGKNFRGKNNRNTSKPKKRNDSRSRN, encoded by the coding sequence ATGACATTTAAAGAACTCGGCTTAGCCGAACCCATTCTAAAGGCCGTAGAAGCTGAAGGATATACCCACCCTACCCCAATACAACAACAGGCCATTCCTGTATTATTACAAAAGAAGGATTTATTAGGTGTAGCCCAGACCGGTACCGGAAAGACCGCTGCTTTTGGAATTCCGATCCTTCACCATTTATATGAAAGCATTAGCCTTAATCAGAAATCAAGAAAAGTAAAAGCCTTGATCGTAACACCCACACGGGAATTGGCCATACAAATTGGTGAAAGCATGACCGCCTATGGAAAATATACCGGATTAAGAAATACGGTGATTTTTGGAGGGGTTAAACAAGGCAAACAAGTGAATGCCCTGAAAAGTGGCGTAGATATCCTAATTGCTACCCCTGGTAGGCTTTTGGATCTTATGAACCAAGGTTATATTTCTTTTAGGGACCTTGAGTTTGTGGTTTTGGACGAAGCAGACCAGATGTTGGATATGGGCTTTATTCATGATGTGAAGAAAATCATAGCGAAACTACCTGCTAAAAGGCAATCGCTTTTCTTTTCCGCAACCATGCCACAAGCCATCGTTCAACTGTCCAAATCCATGTTAGGTGATTTTGAACGTGTGACCATCAAACCGGAGCAGGCCACGGCGGAAAAGGTTGAACAAGGTATTTACTTTGTAAGTAAGCAAAATAAACCTAAGCTTTTGGTGCATTTGTTAAACGAAAGACCAAAAGACTCGGTATTGGTATTTTCCCGCACAAAACATGGTGCCAATAAAATCGTAAAAAAATTATCGCAGGCCGGTATCAAATCTGCTGCCATCCACGGAAATAAGTCGCAAACCGCCAGACAAAAGGCTTTGGGTGATTTTAAAGATGGTAAGCTAAGGGTTTTGATCGCTACCGATATCGCAGCCCGGGGCATTGATGTGGACGAACTTTCCTTGGTGGTAAATTACGATCTTCCCAACGTATCGGAAACCTATGTGCATAGAATTGGTAGGACAGGAAGGGCAAATGCCAGCGGTATCGCATTGTCGTTCTGCGATAAGGACGAAAGACCCTACCTCCGAGACATTGAAAAGCTGATAAAGCAATCTGTTCCTCGAATGCCGGAGCATCAGTTTGTGGACGATACTCCTGAAGAGAAAAATGATCGACCTGCAAGACCATCTAAAGGCTCAGGAAGTTCAGGTACTAAAAACAGAACTGGCGGCAAGAATTTCCGAGGAAAAAATAACAGGAATACAAGTAAACCTAAAAAGCGAAATGATTCTAGAAGCAGAAACTAG
- a CDS encoding AraC family transcriptional regulator has product MKLALEKSPIPESHALVAKALKQPLFDPNWHFHQEYQLFLVLKGRGTQFIGDSIRPYKEGEITFTGPNLPHLWKSDFDSQLPSHKAYSEGIVVYFNGNFLGEHLLQKEEGLKLNQLFQKSLRGLLINGDTSQEIKTLMQNLLQLEGLERVLELLKILNLLSETKEMEVLASPGYINSLKQGDTERMNKVYDYVMKHFQRKITLEELAELTNMTPTSFSRYFKVHANKTFSEFVSEIRIGHACKLLLDHNMNASQACYESGFQTLSNFNKQFKANTRRTPSAYKKEFGPR; this is encoded by the coding sequence ATGAAATTAGCGCTAGAAAAATCACCAATTCCCGAATCCCATGCCTTGGTCGCCAAAGCGTTGAAACAACCGCTGTTCGACCCTAATTGGCATTTTCACCAAGAATACCAGTTGTTTCTGGTTCTAAAGGGAAGGGGCACGCAGTTTATTGGGGATAGTATTCGACCCTACAAGGAAGGGGAAATTACCTTTACAGGGCCCAACTTGCCCCATTTATGGAAAAGTGACTTTGACAGTCAATTACCTAGCCATAAAGCCTATTCTGAAGGAATAGTTGTGTATTTCAACGGAAATTTTTTAGGAGAACACCTTTTACAGAAAGAAGAGGGACTTAAGTTGAACCAACTTTTTCAGAAAAGCCTTAGGGGGTTACTTATCAATGGAGACACATCCCAGGAAATTAAAACATTAATGCAGAATTTGCTTCAATTGGAAGGATTGGAACGCGTTTTGGAGCTTTTAAAAATATTAAACCTCTTGAGCGAGACCAAAGAAATGGAAGTATTGGCAAGCCCTGGGTACATAAACTCGCTTAAGCAAGGAGATACGGAACGCATGAATAAGGTATATGACTATGTCATGAAACACTTCCAAAGAAAAATAACTTTAGAGGAATTGGCGGAATTGACCAATATGACCCCTACTTCTTTTAGCCGGTATTTCAAGGTGCACGCCAACAAAACATTTTCCGAATTCGTCAGCGAAATTCGGATAGGCCATGCCTGTAAGCTTTTACTAGACCATAATATGAATGCTTCACAGGCCTGTTACGAAAGCGGTTTCCAAACCTTGTCCAACTTTAACAAACAGTTTAAAGCGAATACCCGTAGAACGCCATCGGCCTATAAAAAGGAGTTCGGTCCACGCTAA